The proteins below are encoded in one region of Pseudomonas putida NBRC 14164:
- the hisH gene encoding imidazole glycerol phosphate synthase subunit HisH — protein MQTVAVIDYGMGNLHSVAKALEHVGAGKVLVTSDAAVIREADRVVFPGVGAIRDCMAEIRRLGFDSLVREVSQDRPFLGICVGMQALLEHSEENAGVDCIGMFPGQVRFFGKDLQEDGEHLKVPHMGWNEVSQTIHHPLWHDIPDQARFYFVHSYYINAGKPGQVVGRGHYGVDFAAALADGSRFAVQFHPEKSHTHGLQLLQNFVAWDGRW, from the coding sequence ATGCAGACGGTAGCCGTAATCGACTATGGCATGGGCAACCTGCACTCGGTGGCCAAGGCGCTTGAGCACGTTGGTGCCGGTAAAGTGCTGGTCACCAGCGATGCCGCAGTCATACGTGAAGCCGACCGCGTGGTATTTCCGGGCGTAGGTGCGATCCGCGATTGCATGGCCGAAATCCGCCGCCTGGGCTTCGACAGCCTGGTGCGCGAAGTCAGCCAGGACCGCCCGTTCCTCGGTATTTGCGTGGGCATGCAGGCGCTGCTTGAACACAGCGAGGAAAACGCCGGTGTCGACTGCATCGGCATGTTCCCGGGCCAGGTGCGCTTCTTCGGCAAAGACCTGCAAGAAGACGGCGAGCACCTGAAGGTGCCGCACATGGGCTGGAACGAAGTCAGCCAGACCATCCACCACCCGCTGTGGCACGACATCCCCGACCAAGCGCGTTTCTACTTCGTGCACAGCTATTACATCAATGCCGGCAAGCCGGGCCAGGTAGTCGGCCGCGGCCACTACGGCGTCGATTTTGCCGCCGCGCTGGCAGATGGCTCGCGCTTTGCCGTGCAGTTCCACCCGGAGAAGAGCCATACCCATGGCCTGCAGTTGCTGCAGAACTTCGTCGCCTGGGACGGGCGCTGGTAA
- a CDS encoding DUF2164 domain-containing protein has product MSRSKAKTPVITLAPEQERDALDTLKRFLEDRFELELGSFEVAEVLELFSKEIAPLYYNRAIADVQLHLKERFESIESDLWALEKP; this is encoded by the coding sequence ATGAGCAGGTCGAAAGCCAAGACCCCGGTCATCACGCTGGCCCCCGAGCAGGAGCGCGATGCGCTCGACACGCTCAAGCGCTTCCTCGAAGACCGTTTCGAGCTGGAGCTGGGGTCGTTCGAGGTGGCCGAGGTGCTTGAGCTGTTCAGCAAAGAAATTGCACCCCTTTACTACAACAGGGCGATTGCCGATGTTCAGCTGCACCTCAAGGAGCGGTTCGAGAGCATCGAAAGCGATCTGTGGGCGCTCGAAAAGCCCTGA
- the hisA gene encoding 1-(5-phosphoribosyl)-5-[(5-phosphoribosylamino)methylideneamino]imidazole-4-carboxamide isomerase, translating to MLIIPAIDLKDGACVRLRQGRMEDSTVFSDDPVSMAAKWVEGGCRRLHLVDLNGAFEGQPVNGEVVTAIAKRYPTLPIQIGGGIRSLETIEHYVKAGVSYVIIGTKAVKQPEFVAEACKAFPGKVIVGLDAKDGFVATDGWAEVSTVQVIDLAKRFEADGVSAIVYTDIAKDGMMQGCNVPFTKALAEATRIPVIASGGIHNLGDIKALLDAKAPGIIGAITGRAIYEGTLDVAEAQAFCDNYQG from the coding sequence ATGCTGATTATCCCCGCTATCGATCTGAAGGACGGTGCTTGCGTGCGCCTGCGCCAGGGCCGCATGGAAGACTCCACGGTATTTTCCGACGACCCGGTGAGCATGGCCGCCAAGTGGGTCGAGGGTGGCTGCCGCCGCCTGCACCTGGTCGACCTCAACGGCGCCTTCGAAGGCCAGCCGGTCAACGGTGAGGTGGTTACCGCCATTGCCAAGCGCTACCCGACCCTGCCGATCCAGATCGGCGGTGGCATCCGTTCGCTGGAAACCATCGAGCATTACGTCAAGGCTGGCGTCAGCTACGTGATCATCGGCACCAAGGCGGTGAAGCAGCCAGAGTTCGTCGCCGAAGCGTGCAAGGCCTTCCCCGGCAAGGTCATCGTTGGCCTGGATGCCAAGGACGGCTTCGTCGCCACCGACGGCTGGGCCGAAGTGAGCACCGTGCAGGTCATCGATCTGGCCAAGCGTTTCGAGGCCGATGGCGTCTCGGCGATCGTCTACACCGACATCGCCAAGGACGGCATGATGCAGGGCTGCAACGTGCCTTTCACCAAGGCACTGGCTGAAGCCACCCGCATTCCGGTGATCGCCTCGGGCGGCATCCACAACCTGGGCGACATCAAGGCCCTGCTGGACGCCAAGGCCCCCGGCATCATTGGCGCCATCACCGGCCGTGCCATCTACGAAGGCACCCTCGATGTCGCCGAGGCCCAGGCCTTCTGCGACAACTACCAAGGCTGA
- the hisF gene encoding imidazole glycerol phosphate synthase subunit HisF: MALAKRIIPCLDVDNGRVVKGVKFENIRDAGDPVEIARRYNEQGADEITFLDITASVDGRDTTLHTVERMASQVFIPLTVGGGVRTVQDIRNLLNAGADKVSINTAAVFNPEFVGEAADRFGSQCIVVAIDAKKVSGPGETPRWEIFTHGGRKPTGLDAVEWAKKMEGLGAGEILLTSMDQDGMKNGFDLGVTRAISDALGIPVIASGGVGNLQHLADGILEGHASAVLAASIFHFGEYTVPEAKAYMASRGIVVR, encoded by the coding sequence ATGGCACTGGCCAAGCGCATCATCCCTTGCCTGGACGTGGACAACGGCCGGGTGGTCAAGGGCGTCAAGTTCGAGAACATTCGTGATGCCGGCGACCCGGTGGAAATCGCCCGTCGCTACAACGAGCAGGGTGCCGACGAGATCACCTTCCTCGACATCACCGCCAGCGTCGATGGCCGCGACACCACCCTGCATACCGTCGAGCGCATGGCCAGCCAGGTGTTCATCCCGCTGACCGTGGGCGGTGGCGTGCGCACCGTGCAGGACATCCGCAACCTGCTCAATGCCGGTGCCGACAAGGTTTCGATCAACACGGCTGCGGTGTTCAACCCGGAGTTTGTGGGCGAGGCGGCGGACCGTTTCGGTTCGCAGTGCATCGTTGTCGCCATCGATGCCAAGAAGGTGTCCGGGCCAGGTGAAACGCCACGCTGGGAAATTTTCACCCACGGCGGGCGCAAGCCGACCGGGCTGGATGCAGTCGAGTGGGCGAAGAAGATGGAAGGCCTGGGTGCTGGCGAGATCCTGCTGACCAGCATGGACCAGGACGGCATGAAGAACGGCTTCGACCTGGGTGTTACCCGCGCCATCAGTGATGCGCTGGGCATTCCGGTGATTGCCTCGGGTGGTGTGGGTAACCTGCAGCACCTGGCTGACGGCATTCTGGAAGGGCATGCCAGCGCGGTGCTGGCGGCCAGTATCTTCCACTTTGGCGAGTACACGGTGCCGGAGGCCAAGGCCTACATGGCATCGCGCGGTATCGTCGTTCGCTGA
- the choV gene encoding choline ABC transporter ATP-binding protein: MSIIRFEDVDVIFSNKPREALSLLDQGKTREQILKQTGLVVGVEKANLDINKGEICVLMGLSGSGKSSLLRCINGLNTVSRGKLFVEHEGKHIDIAHCSPAELKMMRTKRIAMVFQKFALMPWLTVRENISFGLEMQGRPEKERRKLVDEKLELVGLTQWRNKKPDELSGGMQQRVGLARALAMDADILLMDEPFSALDPLIRQGLQDELLGLQAKLSKTIVFVSHDLDEALKLGTRIAIMKDGRIIQYSKPEEIVLNPADEYVRTFVAHTNPLNVLCGRSLMRSLDNCKRVNGSVCLDPGIDSWLDLGEGGALKRARQGQNGLDMQNWAPGQDVELLERRPTVVHADIGMREALQIRYQTGNKLVLQDNDRVVGILGDTELYHALLGKNHG, translated from the coding sequence ATGAGCATCATTCGTTTCGAAGACGTCGACGTCATTTTCTCCAACAAGCCGCGCGAGGCACTGTCGCTGCTGGACCAGGGCAAGACCCGCGAACAGATCCTCAAGCAGACCGGCCTGGTGGTCGGCGTCGAAAAGGCCAACCTTGATATCAACAAGGGTGAGATCTGCGTGCTGATGGGCTTGTCCGGCTCGGGCAAATCGAGCCTGCTGCGCTGCATCAACGGCCTGAACACCGTCAGCCGCGGCAAGCTGTTTGTCGAGCACGAAGGCAAGCACATCGACATTGCCCACTGCAGCCCGGCCGAGCTGAAAATGATGCGCACCAAGCGCATTGCCATGGTGTTCCAGAAGTTCGCCCTGATGCCTTGGCTGACGGTGCGCGAGAACATCAGCTTTGGCCTGGAAATGCAGGGCCGCCCTGAAAAGGAACGGCGCAAGCTGGTGGACGAGAAGCTCGAGCTGGTGGGCCTGACCCAGTGGCGCAACAAGAAGCCGGACGAGTTGTCTGGCGGCATGCAGCAGCGCGTGGGCCTGGCCCGGGCGCTGGCGATGGATGCCGACATCCTGCTGATGGACGAACCGTTCTCGGCACTGGACCCGCTGATCCGCCAAGGCCTGCAAGACGAGCTGCTGGGCCTGCAGGCCAAGCTGAGCAAGACCATCGTGTTCGTCAGCCACGACCTGGACGAGGCACTGAAGCTGGGTACCCGCATTGCGATCATGAAGGACGGGCGGATCATCCAGTACAGCAAGCCGGAGGAGATCGTGCTCAACCCGGCCGACGAGTATGTGCGTACCTTCGTCGCCCACACCAACCCGCTGAACGTGCTGTGCGGCCGCAGCCTGATGCGCAGCCTGGACAACTGCAAGCGGGTCAATGGCTCGGTGTGCCTGGACCCGGGTATCGATTCGTGGCTGGACCTGGGCGAAGGTGGCGCGCTCAAGCGTGCACGCCAGGGCCAGAACGGGCTGGACATGCAGAACTGGGCACCGGGGCAGGATGTGGAGCTGCTGGAGCGCAGGCCGACCGTGGTGCACGCCGACATCGGCATGCGCGAGGCGCTGCAGATTCGTTATCAGACCGGCAACAAGCTGGTGTTGCAGGATAACGACAGGGTGGTGGGGATTCTTGGGGATACCGAGCTTTATCACGCGTTGCTCGGCAAGAACCACGGTTGA
- the choW gene encoding choline ABC transporter permease subunit — translation MMLIDQKIPLGQYIASFVEWLTQNGANYFDAIAQGLEFMIHGVTSALTWFNPFVLIALFAGLAHLIQRKWGLTAFVALSFLLIFNLGYWQETMETLAQVTFATVVCVVIGVPLGILAAHKPMFYTAMRPVLDLMQTVPTFVYLIPTLTLFGLGVVPGLISTVVFAIAAPIRLTYLGICDVPQELMDAGKAFGCSRRQLLTRIELPHAMPSIAAGVTQCIMLSLSMVVIAALVGADGLGKPVVNALNTADISLGFEAGLAIVLLAIMLDRICKQPELPVRGEA, via the coding sequence ATCATGCTTATCGATCAGAAAATACCCCTGGGCCAGTACATCGCGTCGTTCGTCGAGTGGCTGACCCAGAACGGCGCAAATTACTTCGACGCCATCGCGCAAGGCCTGGAATTCATGATCCATGGGGTCACCAGTGCCCTGACCTGGTTCAACCCGTTCGTCCTCATCGCCCTGTTCGCCGGCCTGGCACACCTGATCCAGCGCAAGTGGGGGCTGACCGCGTTCGTTGCCCTGTCATTCCTGCTGATCTTCAACCTGGGTTACTGGCAGGAAACCATGGAAACCCTGGCGCAGGTGACCTTCGCCACGGTGGTGTGCGTGGTGATTGGCGTGCCCCTGGGCATCCTGGCTGCGCACAAACCAATGTTCTATACCGCCATGCGCCCGGTACTCGACCTGATGCAGACGGTGCCCACCTTCGTCTACCTGATCCCTACCCTGACCCTGTTCGGCCTGGGTGTGGTACCGGGGCTGATCTCTACCGTGGTCTTCGCCATTGCGGCACCAATCCGCCTCACCTACCTGGGCATCTGCGACGTCCCGCAGGAGCTGATGGACGCTGGCAAGGCCTTTGGCTGCTCGCGTCGCCAATTGCTTACCCGTATCGAACTGCCGCATGCGATGCCCAGCATCGCCGCCGGCGTCACCCAGTGCATCATGCTGTCGCTGTCGATGGTGGTGATCGCCGCCCTGGTGGGCGCTGACGGCCTGGGCAAACCTGTGGTCAACGCACTGAACACCGCCGATATTTCCCTGGGCTTCGAAGCGGGCCTGGCGATCGTGCTGCTGGCAATCATGCTCGACCGTATCTGCAAGCAACCGGAACTGCCGGTAAGGGGTGAGGCATGA
- a CDS encoding choline ABC transporter substrate-binding protein has protein sequence MKGSPSLLLVALLSTPLLAQAAEPEQCQTVRFSDVGWTDITVTTATTSVVLEALGYKTHTTMISVPVTYKSLATGKDLDVFLGNWMPTMENDIKQYRDAGTVETVRANLENAKYTLAVPQALYDKGLKDFADIPKFKKELDGKIYGIEPGNDGNRTIQSMIDKNAFGLKDAGFKIVQSSEAGMLSQVDRAQKRGEALVFLGWEPHPMNTRFKMQYLTGGDDFFGPDFGKATVLTNTRKGYAQECSNVGQLLKNLSFELKDESTMMGYVLDDKMKPEAAAKKWLKDNPGKLDTWLAGVTTVDGKPGLEAAKAKLAQ, from the coding sequence ATGAAAGGTTCACCCTCGCTGTTGCTGGTTGCGTTGCTGTCCACGCCCTTGCTGGCCCAGGCCGCCGAACCCGAGCAGTGTCAGACGGTACGTTTCTCCGACGTCGGCTGGACCGACATCACAGTCACGACCGCGACCACCAGCGTTGTGCTCGAAGCCCTGGGTTACAAAACCCACACCACCATGATCTCGGTACCCGTGACCTACAAGTCGCTGGCCACCGGCAAGGACCTGGACGTGTTTCTCGGCAACTGGATGCCGACCATGGAGAACGACATCAAGCAGTACCGCGACGCTGGCACCGTGGAAACGGTGCGCGCCAACCTGGAAAACGCCAAGTACACCTTGGCCGTGCCCCAGGCGCTGTACGACAAGGGCCTGAAAGATTTCGCCGACATTCCCAAGTTCAAGAAGGAACTGGACGGCAAGATCTACGGCATCGAGCCCGGCAACGATGGCAACCGCACCATCCAGAGCATGATCGACAAGAACGCCTTCGGCCTGAAGGACGCCGGTTTCAAGATTGTGCAATCGAGCGAGGCCGGCATGCTGTCGCAGGTCGACCGCGCGCAAAAACGCGGCGAGGCCCTGGTGTTCCTGGGCTGGGAACCGCACCCGATGAACACCCGCTTCAAGATGCAGTACCTGACCGGCGGGGACGATTTCTTCGGGCCCGATTTCGGCAAGGCGACCGTATTGACCAATACCCGCAAGGGCTACGCGCAGGAATGCAGCAACGTTGGCCAACTGCTCAAGAACCTGTCGTTCGAGCTCAAGGATGAAAGCACCATGATGGGCTATGTCCTGGACGACAAGATGAAACCCGAAGCAGCCGCCAAGAAGTGGCTTAAAGACAACCCCGGCAAGCTGGACACCTGGCTTGCCGGCGTTACCACTGTTGATGGCAAACCCGGCCTTGAGGCGGCCAAGGCCAAGCTGGCGCAATAA
- a CDS encoding L-serine ammonia-lyase produces MAISVFDLFKIGVGPSSSHTVGPMRAGALFVQGLRERGELERVKRIEVRLYGSLSATGIGHGTDNATVMGLMGEWPDAIDPTQIVPRIADLRETNTLQLDSRLPIEFVWARDMLLLDENLPYHPNAMTLIAEGEQGELHRDTYYSVGGGFVVDAAQAASGVLDADQTVLPYDFNSAAELLRLCKQNDLSVSQLMMANEKVWRSEEEIRAGLHKLWEAMQECVNNGLKYEGTLPGGLNVRRRAAKLHRSLQEIGKPNVIGSTMSAMEWVNLFALAVNEENAAGGRMVTAPTNGAAGIIPAVLHYYMRFSDEVNESSIVDYFLAAAAVGILCKKNASISGAEVGCQGEVGSACAMAAAGLAEVLGATPPQVENAAEIALEHNLGLTCDPVGGLVQVPCIERNAIAAVKAINAVQMALRGDGEHFISLDQVIRTMRDTGADMHDKYKETSRGGLAVSAIEC; encoded by the coding sequence ATGGCCATCAGCGTGTTCGACCTGTTCAAGATCGGTGTCGGGCCTTCCAGCTCCCACACCGTCGGCCCCATGCGTGCTGGCGCCCTGTTTGTTCAGGGCCTTCGCGAACGCGGCGAGCTGGAACGTGTAAAACGGATCGAAGTGCGCCTGTATGGCTCGCTGTCGGCCACCGGCATCGGTCACGGCACCGACAACGCCACGGTCATGGGCCTGATGGGCGAATGGCCTGACGCCATTGACCCGACCCAGATCGTGCCGCGCATCGCCGACCTGCGCGAAACCAACACGCTGCAGCTCGATAGCCGCTTGCCCATCGAGTTTGTCTGGGCCCGCGACATGCTGCTGCTGGACGAGAACCTGCCGTACCACCCCAACGCCATGACCCTGATTGCCGAAGGCGAGCAGGGCGAGTTGCACCGCGACACCTACTACTCGGTGGGTGGCGGCTTTGTGGTCGATGCCGCCCAGGCCGCCAGCGGTGTGCTGGATGCCGACCAGACGGTGCTGCCGTACGACTTCAACAGCGCCGCCGAACTGCTGCGCCTGTGCAAGCAAAACGACCTCAGCGTGTCGCAATTGATGATGGCCAACGAGAAGGTCTGGCGCAGCGAAGAAGAGATCCGCGCCGGCCTGCACAAGCTCTGGGAAGCCATGCAGGAATGCGTCAACAACGGGCTTAAATACGAAGGCACGCTGCCCGGCGGGCTGAACGTGCGCCGCCGCGCTGCCAAGCTGCACCGCAGCCTGCAGGAGATCGGCAAGCCCAACGTGATTGGCTCGACCATGAGCGCCATGGAATGGGTCAACCTGTTCGCCCTGGCGGTCAACGAAGAGAACGCCGCCGGTGGGCGCATGGTTACCGCACCCACCAATGGCGCGGCCGGCATCATCCCGGCGGTGCTGCACTACTACATGCGCTTCAGCGATGAGGTGAACGAGTCCAGCATTGTCGATTACTTCCTGGCTGCGGCTGCCGTGGGCATCCTGTGCAAGAAGAACGCGTCGATTTCCGGTGCCGAAGTGGGCTGCCAGGGTGAAGTCGGCTCAGCCTGCGCCATGGCGGCGGCAGGGCTTGCCGAAGTGTTGGGTGCCACCCCGCCACAGGTGGAGAACGCGGCCGAAATTGCCTTGGAACACAACCTCGGCCTGACCTGCGACCCGGTCGGCGGGTTGGTGCAGGTGCCGTGCATCGAGCGCAACGCGATTGCTGCGGTAAAAGCCATCAACGCGGTGCAAATGGCGCTGCGCGGTGACGGCGAGCACTTCATTTCCCTCGACCAGGTGATCCGCACCATGCGTGATACCGGGGCCGACATGCACGACAAATACAAAGAGACCTCGCGCGGTGGCCTGGCGGTCAGCGCTATCGAGTGCTGA
- the gbdR gene encoding choline metabolism transcriptional regulator GbdR, which produces MTSYTSGTPTQNRTAPQSIGFLLLDNFTLISLASAVEPLRMANQLSGRELYRWHTLTVDGGQVWASDGLQITPDAAMHSAPPIDTVIVCGGVGIQRTVTREHVTWLQAQARQSRRLGAVCTGSWALACAGLLDGFDCSVHWECLAAMQEAYPRVNMSTRLFTLDRNRFTSSGGTAPLDMMLHLISRDHGRELSAAISEMFVYERIRNEQDHQRVPLKHMLGTNQPKLQEIVALMEANLEEPIDLDELAVYVAVSRRQLERLFQKYLHCSPSRYYLKLRLIRARQLLKQTPMSIIEVASVCGFVSTPHFSKCYREYFGIPPRDERVGSNTAQQVAMMPIPQAMTLSPHSGPMAALSQARNESTFASVRL; this is translated from the coding sequence ATGACGTCGTACACCTCCGGGACCCCAACCCAGAACCGCACAGCACCCCAGTCCATCGGGTTTCTTCTACTGGACAATTTCACCCTGATTTCCCTGGCATCGGCCGTCGAGCCGCTGCGCATGGCCAACCAGCTTTCCGGCCGCGAGCTGTACCGCTGGCACACCCTGACTGTCGACGGCGGCCAGGTCTGGGCCAGCGACGGCCTGCAGATCACCCCCGATGCCGCCATGCACAGCGCGCCGCCCATCGATACCGTGATCGTCTGCGGCGGCGTGGGCATCCAGCGCACTGTTACCCGTGAGCATGTCACCTGGCTGCAGGCCCAGGCCCGTCAGTCGCGCCGCCTTGGCGCGGTGTGCACCGGCAGCTGGGCCCTGGCCTGTGCCGGGCTGCTCGACGGTTTCGATTGCAGTGTGCACTGGGAGTGCCTGGCGGCCATGCAGGAGGCCTACCCACGGGTGAACATGAGCACTCGGCTGTTCACCCTCGACCGTAACCGCTTCACCAGCTCCGGCGGCACTGCTCCGCTGGACATGATGTTGCACCTGATCAGCCGCGACCATGGCCGCGAGCTGTCGGCGGCCATCTCCGAGATGTTCGTCTACGAGCGCATCCGCAACGAGCAGGACCACCAGCGCGTGCCGCTCAAGCACATGCTCGGTACCAACCAGCCGAAGTTGCAGGAAATCGTCGCGCTGATGGAGGCCAACCTCGAAGAGCCGATCGACCTGGACGAACTGGCGGTGTACGTGGCGGTGTCGCGACGCCAGCTTGAGCGGCTGTTCCAGAAGTACCTGCACTGCTCGCCATCGCGCTACTACCTGAAACTGCGCCTGATCCGTGCGCGGCAGTTGCTCAAGCAGACACCGATGTCGATCATCGAAGTGGCGTCGGTGTGTGGTTTTGTGTCCACGCCGCACTTCTCCAAGTGCTACCGCGAGTACTTCGGCATTCCGCCGCGTGACGAGCGTGTGGGTTCCAACACCGCGCAGCAGGTAGCGATGATGCCGATTCCGCAGGCCATGACCCTGTCGCCGCACAGTGGGCCGATGGCCGCGCTTAGCCAGGCGCGCAACGAGTCGACCTTTGCCAGCGTAAGGCTCTGA
- a CDS encoding zinc-dependent metalloprotease family protein → MNTTIWNRILLASMVMFFGGCSISERTVAAANSTPPQLFTLEPTPERNVLQKTASGYLATLLGDPANAEVTLVKIDPARVSQQTQDLAVSLPDGKTAQFHLRDFTTLKSGIDSWVGYKPSAWKATHAASASEIDYDPFYYLSMVREGDKLVGNLIVEGQRYRLDSIGSGRYVLIKVDESKLPPDGEPLVAPAGGARDDTKVKSPQSAHSVIRLMFLATNQRKAANPWWWLDLLLAMRDANQYMKNSDVQITYQWAGNFYGDYDETGRSSSQQLGDIGNAQPFASQVLSMREELRADMVLMYTTEPSVCGRAYISTGKNSPHSIVTCPRSLAHELGHNIGALHKQGETGNVPEYAYGYETPLYNLHTQMVASRDALPNFSNPRVTYLGMPLGDSKFNDVARRFNERRETVENFYPPPNPLTVLVQLFSDYNQRGDMCTLKIEPGVDQPSCNKVKSIRVYDFAPGMKLCFRSEEYRRVCYAGSYAGDFAVPNLKAVSVLPSGLVREGRVGDDAFYGDVKYVEYAMDNQVTIKLYSLADFKGETCEFRMPTSTVGSLSEWPQCAALSGGKSRSAKVFSFSSPYNKLCFFNADHRQSLCFNGNYQGNFSIRNWDVGTDLPSGLVRTHRGGGYMNGSVHRISYGNDSEDWPPAP, encoded by the coding sequence GTGAATACCACGATCTGGAACAGAATCCTGCTTGCCTCAATGGTGATGTTTTTTGGGGGATGTTCAATCTCTGAGCGCACCGTGGCTGCGGCCAACAGTACACCCCCTCAACTTTTCACACTTGAACCTACGCCTGAGCGCAACGTCCTGCAAAAAACGGCTAGCGGCTACCTGGCCACATTGTTGGGTGACCCGGCGAACGCGGAAGTTACTCTGGTCAAGATCGACCCTGCACGGGTGAGCCAGCAGACGCAGGATTTGGCGGTGAGCTTGCCGGACGGTAAAACCGCCCAGTTTCATCTCCGCGATTTCACCACCCTCAAATCGGGTATAGACAGCTGGGTTGGCTACAAGCCTTCGGCATGGAAAGCGACCCACGCGGCCTCCGCTTCGGAGATTGATTACGACCCATTTTATTATCTGTCCATGGTGCGTGAGGGTGACAAACTGGTGGGCAATCTCATTGTCGAGGGGCAGCGTTATCGACTGGACTCTATTGGTTCAGGGCGGTATGTCTTGATCAAAGTTGACGAGTCCAAACTTCCTCCAGACGGCGAACCCCTCGTAGCCCCTGCAGGGGGCGCGCGCGATGACACCAAAGTGAAATCGCCGCAATCCGCGCACAGCGTAATACGCTTGATGTTCTTGGCAACCAATCAACGAAAGGCCGCTAACCCCTGGTGGTGGCTTGACCTTCTCCTGGCGATGAGAGATGCCAACCAATACATGAAAAACAGTGACGTGCAGATCACCTACCAATGGGCCGGGAATTTTTATGGGGATTACGACGAGACTGGAAGAAGCAGCTCCCAGCAACTGGGAGATATCGGTAATGCCCAGCCGTTCGCATCGCAAGTCCTGAGCATGCGAGAGGAATTAAGAGCGGATATGGTCTTAATGTATACTACAGAGCCTTCGGTGTGCGGCAGAGCCTACATTTCGACGGGCAAGAATTCGCCTCATTCGATAGTTACCTGTCCCAGATCGCTTGCGCACGAACTTGGTCATAACATCGGTGCACTGCATAAACAGGGCGAGACTGGAAATGTTCCTGAATATGCATACGGCTACGAGACCCCTCTTTATAACCTACACACTCAGATGGTAGCGTCTCGCGACGCTTTACCTAATTTCTCCAACCCCCGTGTGACCTACCTGGGCATGCCGTTAGGGGATAGTAAATTTAATGACGTTGCGAGGCGGTTTAACGAACGCCGGGAAACCGTCGAGAATTTTTACCCGCCACCAAATCCGTTGACGGTACTGGTGCAACTTTTCAGTGATTATAATCAACGGGGTGACATGTGCACCTTGAAAATCGAGCCGGGTGTAGATCAGCCGTCATGCAATAAGGTAAAGTCTATAAGGGTTTATGACTTTGCCCCAGGAATGAAACTTTGCTTTAGATCGGAGGAGTATAGAAGAGTTTGTTACGCTGGTTCGTATGCTGGTGACTTTGCGGTGCCTAATCTTAAAGCGGTAAGCGTGCTCCCATCCGGGTTGGTTCGCGAGGGGAGGGTTGGCGATGACGCATTTTACGGTGACGTTAAATATGTTGAATACGCAATGGATAACCAAGTGACGATTAAATTGTATTCGCTTGCGGACTTTAAGGGGGAAACCTGCGAGTTTCGCATGCCCACGAGTACCGTAGGCAGCCTGTCCGAGTGGCCGCAATGTGCGGCTCTCAGCGGCGGCAAGTCACGCTCTGCCAAAGTATTTTCTTTTTCCAGTCCCTATAACAAGCTGTGCTTTTTCAACGCAGATCACCGTCAAAGTCTCTGTTTTAACGGAAACTATCAAGGTAATTTCTCGATCCGAAACTGGGACGTGGGCACGGATTTGCCGTCGGGTCTGGTCAGGACGCATCGTGGTGGCGGCTATATGAACGGTTCTGTGCATCGCATTTCCTATGGGAATGACTCAGAGGATTGGCCTCCCGCACCTTGA